GGACAGAGTCACGCGCGTGTCTCCGTTGGGGGGTGCGTACAGCTGACGCGACACAGCGACGTCGCGAACGAAGAGGCCAGCTAGGCGAGTGCTGGGTGGCGCGCGTAGAAGGCCGTGATGCTTGCGCCGTAAAAGTGCCAGGCGACGCCGAGAAAAAGCAGCAGGACggcggggagaaggagaagagcttGTTTCcagggtgtctgtacaccggaCGCACGGCACACATTGGAACGCGAGCGTCCAAGCCTGATGGTGGGGAGTAAAGAGACGCAAGCGGGCGCGCCCAAAGAGGAACGGGCGggaggcgcatgcacgcagcaGCGGGAAGCCGCAGTTGCTGTCACACAAAACCTACTTTTAGACAGATGCGTTCGGACAATCTCTGGAGTGCGGCCGCCTACCGAGGCGAGTTGGGAGACGCCTTCGAGACCCACAGCGGAAGAGTGTCTCCGACGACGCAAAGAGGCAATGCGGACCAGCACCGTGCAGTTCGTTTTGTCTTCCAACATCGCTCGACTTAAGCTCATGTAGACACAAGCGAGTCGAGGGGAAACAGGGATAAAGAAATGCATAAATATGGCTCTCACTGGTACCGACACGTACTGGAGCTACGCGCTGCAGACAGACCCTCAAAGACCCTCGGAAACAAGCAGAAACCTGCACGGACATGGAGTGGACCAGCGTCTTGTAGATACACTGAAGGATGAGGAAAAGACGCAGATATACACGTGGAAACAGGAataaaaaagagagacgcgccacCTGCATGAGTGTGTATCTGCACCGAGAACCGTTTTCACATGTCCCTAGCGTCGGgccagacgcagagaactGAAAACATCGATCGAGGTGTGCCTCCTCCCGTTACGCAGAACCACGCAAATgcaaacacacaaaaaacatAACTGCATGAATACAAGACAAACAACATATACATAACATATACATAACATAaacatatttatatgcatcGGCCAGCTTCAGTGCCCTTCGACGAGTCGACACCCACTGCAATCCATCTGAATCTGCGGCGAATGGAAGCACTGCCAAAAAGCATCGAGCCGTTCTCACTCGCATAGGTCAAGACCCTGAGGAAAACGTGGTTGCGTATGTCGTCTGTCACcctctcgcgttcgtctctgtcttttccctctctctccccctgtATTCCGTCcatgtttccttctcctctctttcgcctcttctccccttcatTGCCAGTGCTCTCCCTCTGTGTGCCTCTGCTTGCCTCCTGTCCCTCGCTTTTCCATTGTGCGGGTCTGCTGCCCAGAGGCGGCGTCTCTCTTACCAAGGAAGAcccggcgaagaaggacgcgtCCGTGAGACTGTTGAGGACTCGCGCGTCTGGTGTGCGCGTCTCGTCTGTTCTGAGATCGCTTTCAGGGAGAAACTCAGAAAAGTCAAAGTCGTCGTCGACGTCGTCGGGAATGAAAATGAAGGAGTCCTCCGGGCCGCGGgacgcgtcttctgtctcgaaCGCGGTCCGCTGCGCTGTAGCTACACCTGAACACGCCGCGGCGGGTGTCGCAGACGGGGCACTCGGAGCGTCTGTTCCGAGGTCGGAAACAGGggacagacagcgaagagggGGAGCAAACGAGCTcggcgagaggcagaaaggaacaaggagaagaacgaagagagcggCAGGCGGCGGGCGTCGAAACCGGCGCGaatccagagagaaaacggaagaaacgcgggagCGGAGTGCAGGGggaggtgtatgtacagccgagagaggcgacccACCCTGCATGATTCCGCAAGAGAGGCACATCGTCAAATCGCTCTCACTTCATTTTCTTTTGAGGGAGAAAagccagagaggagacataCAAGCAAAAGCCGGGACGACCATGTTTGCTGCAGAGCAGCTGTCGCAGTCTGCGGCATGTCTCcgcaaaaaagagaggcgcgaagacACCCGGTGcagcgagaaagggagaaacacGAGCCCAcgggaggaggcgacgcagaagagcggggcgtctctgtccttttcgaggagaaaaagtcCAGAAAACTGGTCGTCACAAACTCCGAAACGCGCTGGCCTACGAGACAGCCAAGAAGCTTGGGACGGCGCCCGGTGAGGAACTTTTCTGAAacgggaaagagagacttcTCGGATTTTTCTCGACGCGTTTTCGCTGAAACGTCGAGGGGAAATCGTCTGGGAAACCCGGCGAAAAAAGCTGGAGAagccagagaaaaacagtgaagttgccactgtctctgggaagaaacgcatgcacaggcagCATATATGGAGCGGTGTCGCACACTCTGTTTTCGACAccgaggaaaaaaggaaacagataCACCTCTACACGAATGATCGACATGGAAACATCTTCATCGGTCTGAGATCCGCTTTGCCGAGATGGAAGTATCCGCGGAGCAGCGAGTAAAATCGCGCTTCTGTGCTGAAGCAGTCGAAGTACACCCGGACCGAGCTGTATTATACAGGCAGTAGACGtagcagcagcagctgttTCCGTAGGAAGACTCTCTTTAAGATAGTCCATTGTACATCTGCATCGTCCCTTCACGCGCTTCTCACAAACCACTTTCGACTGGCTTTCTCCGTTGTCCAAAACTCTTCACTTTATGCCGAAACGAGTGTCTGCACATGGTTAGCTCGCTCCACAccaggaaagaaggaaccaTGCGCGCCCTACCTTTTGAGCAtgaaggcagcgagagaagcaagttCAGGTTCTTCCCTGAACGAAGGGACTCGCGAGAGGAACTCGCTCCCAGAGACTGCACTAACTCTCTGTTCAAACCGTCCAGTGAGGACCTGGGAGAGCGTCACGCAGCGCGTCGTCTTCGAGGCGTCGTCGACGAAACGTATTTCTCTCAGTGTTGACACTTGATTGCCAtgtggaggagaggaagcatgTTTTCTC
This Toxoplasma gondii ME49 chromosome VIII, whole genome shotgun sequence DNA region includes the following protein-coding sequences:
- a CDS encoding hypothetical protein (encoded by transcript TGME49_230870~Signal peptide predicted by SignalP 2.0 HMM (probability 0.946) with cleavage site probability 0.628 at residue 56~Predicted trans-membrane domain (TMHMM2.0):163-186) → MQGGSPLSAVHTPPPALRSRVSSVFSLDSRRFRRPPPAALFVLLLVPFCLSPSSFAPPLRCLSPVSDLGTDAPSAPSATPAAACSGVATAQRTAFETEDASRGPEDSFIFIPDDVDDDFDFSEFLPESDLRTDETRTPDARVLNSLTDASFFAGSSLTPWKQALLLLPAVLLLFLGVAWHFYGASITAFYARHPALA